The DNA sequence CGCATCCGTCGTGACCGTCGCCCGGCCGATCGAGCAGGCCAACCTCATCATCGGCATGCCCGGCATCGTCGCGACAGACGAACGCCGTACCACGATGAGCGTGCTCAACTCCATCCTCGGCGGCGGGATGTCGAGCCGGCTGTTCCAGGAGGTCCGCGAGAAGCGCGGGCTGGCCTACGCCGTCTACTCGTTCTCCGGCTCCTACTCCGACGCCGGCGTCTTCGGGCTGTTCTCCGCCTGCGCGCCCGCGAAGGCGCGGCAGGTGGCCGAGCTGATGCTCTCCGAGCTGCACCGCCTCGCCGACGGCGGGGTGTCGGCGGACGAGCTCCGCCGCGCGGTCGGACAGCTCTCCGGCGGGGCGGCCCTCGCGCTGGAGGACTCCGACACCCGGATGTCGCGGCTCGGCCGCGCCGAGATCAGCCTGGGGGAGTTCGCCGACCTCGACGAGAGCCTCCGGCGCCTGCACCTCGTCACCGCAGGTGACGTCCGAGAACTCGCACGGGACCTGGCCGACCGGCCGGTCTCGATCTCCGCGGTGGGTGGCGTCGACGACGACGTCTTCGCAGGCCTGGTGGCCTGACCGCCCTCTCCATTCCCGTTACATCGAAAGGTCTACCGGTGCCCCATTACCTCTACCTCGTGCGGCACGGCGAGCAGCAGGATGCCGAGCACGGCCTCCCCGACGGCCCGCTCTCGCCGCGCGGAAAGCGCCAGGCCCAGCTCATCGCGGACCGGCTCAGCGGGCTGCCGCTGACCGGGATGTACCACTCGCCGCTCGTGCGCGCCGAGGAGACCGCCTCGATCATCGCCTCCCGGATGCCGGCGGTGCAGCCGGAGCCGTCCAGCCTGCTGTTCGACTGCATTCCGTCCGGGCCGACGCCCGATATGCCCAAGGCGTTCGAGTCGTTCTTCGGCCCGGTGACGGAGGCCGAGATCGACGCCGGCCGCGCCCAGATGGAGGACGCGGTCCACGAGTTCCTGACGCCGGCGATGGGGGATCGCCACGATCTGCTGGTGACGCACAACTTCGTGATCGGCTGGTTCGTCCGGCACGTGTTCGACGCGCCGGCCTGGCGCTGGCTCGGACTCAACCAGGCCAATTGCGGCCTCACCATCATCCGGGTGCGCTCGGCGAAGCCGCCGGTGCTGGTGGTGCACAACGACCTCGGGCACCTGCCGGTCGAGCTGCGCACCGGGCTGCCGGAGCTGCAGCCGGTCTGACCGGGCTCCCGCGCTACGCCGACGTGACGTTCGGGCCGAGCCGCTTGCGGAACCAGTCCGTCGCGTTCGGGTTGTCGTTGTAGGGCTGCACGCTCTCGTAGCCGTGCGACCGGTAGAGGCCGCCTGCGGCCTCCAGGCTCGCGTTGGTGTCCAGCACGACCTCGGTCGCCCCGAAGCCGCGTGCGCGGTGCTCCAGCTCGGCGAGGATGGCGCGGCCGAGGCCCTGGCCGCGGTGCTCCGGCGCCACCCAGAGGTGCTTGATCTCGTATCGGACGACCTGCTCGCCGTCCTCGGTCTCCGACAGCGGGACCGTCAGCTCGCGGATGCCGCCGCAGCCGGCCTCCCCGTCGTCGTAGGCCAGCAGGAAGACGCCGGCGGGCGGCACGAACTGGCCCGGGTCGGGGAAGGTCGTGCGGTACGCGCCCTGGGACGCGGGGAACGTCTCGGCGCGCTCGGCGAAGTAGTCCGCCAGCATCCGGTGGGCGGTCGCGTCGGTGACGGAGACATCGGCAAAGGACACCATCGTCCCAGGCTAGTCGGCGGCGGACGTCCGACGGCTGCGCACAGGTGCGAGCCGGGTCGGCGGCCGCGCACGGCAGGTAGGGTGGACGGGTGACTATTCGCGTGGCCGTGGCCGGGGCGACCGGCAAGCTCGGATCCGTGGCGGTCCGTCTCATCGAGGCGGCCGACGACCTGGAGCTCGTGGCCGCCCTCGACTCCCGCACCCCGCTCGACGCGATGCTCGGCGCCGACGTGCTGGTGGACATGACGCTCCCGCAGGTCAGCCAGGGGATCGTTGCCTTCGCCGTCGACCACGGCCTGAACGTGCTGGTCGGCACGTCCGGCTGGTCGGCCGACCGCATCCTGGAGCTGGAGCGCCGGGTGGCCGAGCACGAGGGCGCCGGCGCGATCGTCATCCCGAACTTCTCGCTGGGCTCCGCGCTCGGCACCGCCTTCGCGACGGTCGCCGCGCGCTTCTTCGACTCGATCGAGATCGTGGAGACGCACGGCACGGGCAAGGTCGACTCGCCCTCCGGCACCGCGGTGCGCACCGCCGAGCTGATCGGCGCCGCCCGGCTGCAGCGCGGGCCGGTCGACGCGCCGCACACGGACCAGCGGGCGCGCGGCCAGCAGGTCGCGAGCGTCCCGATCCACAGCCTCCGGATGCGCGGCGTCGCCGCCCAGCAGCAGGTGATCTTCGGCGGGGCGGGGGAGACCCTCACCATCCGCCACGACACGATCGGGCAGGAGGCGTACGAGGCCGGCATCCTGCTCGCGCTGCGCGCCGCCGCGACGACCACCGGCGTGGTCGTCGGCCTCGACAAGCTGGTCGACCTCGGCATCTCCGAGCCGGACGGGGAGCCGCCGCGCCCGACCGTCCGCGAGGTGTAGGCCGCCCGATGCGCAACCGTCTCTCGGCGCTGTTCATGGCGCTGCTGCTCGTCGTGTACCTCGTGCTGGTCCTCCAGCGCGCGGTGCTGCTGTTCGAATCGGGTTCGGCCGTCGGCATCGCGATGAGCGTCGCGCTGATCGTGATCGGTCTGATCGCAGCCTGGGCGCTCATCCGGGAGCTGCTGTTCGGCGCCCGCACCGAGAAGCTCGTCAAGCTGATGGCAGCGGAGGGCACCCTCCCGGTGGACGACCTCCCGCACCGTGCCAGCGGACGCCCGCTGCGCGACGCTGCGGACGCGGAGTTCCCGCAGTTCAAGGCGGAGGTTGAGGCGTCGCCGGAGAGCTGGCGCGCCTGGTTCCGCCTCGGTCTCGCCTACGACGCGAGCGGAGACCGCCGCCGGGCACGCGCGGCGCTGCGGCAGGCGATCGGGCTGTACCGGGCGCAGGAGCGCGCCGGGCGCGCTACGGGCTGAACCGCGCTACGCCGCCCGCGCCATCAGCTGCGCCATCGCGTCCTGCACGGTCGCATCCTGGAACACGAACCCGTCCTCCAGCAGCCGCTGCGGGAGCACCCGCTGATCCGCGAGCAGCAGCTCCCGCCCGGCCTCGCCGAGCCCCAGGTTCACGATCGCGCCAGGCAGCGGCAGGCCGTACGGCCGGTGCACCGCCGTCGTCAGCGCGCGCAGCACCTCGGCGGCGGTCGCGGGCTCCGGCCCGACGACGTTCACCGGTCCGCTCAGGCCGGAGGTCAGGAGGTGGACGATCGCGGCCGCCTCGTCGCGCAGGCTCACCCACGGCCAGTGCTGCCGGCCGCCCGCGATCGGGCCGACCAGCCCCGCCTTGGCGAGCGGCAGCAGCGGCGCCATCGCTCCGCCCGGCCCGACGACGACCCCGGTGCGGACGGTGACCACGCGGGTCCCGGCCGGGACGAGGTGCGCGGCGGTCTCCCAGGCCTCCACCACGTCGGAGAGGAATCCGGTGCCCTGGGCGGAGTCCTCGGTCAGCGTCTGCCCCGGCCGGTCGCCGTAGTAGCCGACCGCCGAGCCGCTGACGAAGACGCTGGGCGGGTCGGCGGCCTGGCGCATCCCGTCCGCGAGCGTGCCCGTCGCGGCCAGGCGCGAGTCGAGGATCCGGCGCTTGTGCGCCGCGGTCCAGGGAAGTCGGTTGAGGGAGGCGCCGGAGAGGTTCACCAGCCCGTCCGCGTCGTCCAGCAGCCGCAGGTCGATGCTGCGCGCCGAGGGGGCCCAGGCGCGTTCGTCGGCGGCCGCGGGCTCCCGCCGCACCAGGCGGAGGGCGTCGTGGCCCTCCGCCGTCAGCGCGCGGACGAGTTCGGTGCCGATCATGCCGGACGCGCCGGCCACGAGCACGCGCATCGGCTCAGGCCAGCGTGGCTTCGATCGTGATCGGGATGCCGACGAGCGCCCGCGAGACCGGGCAGGTGCGCTTGGCCTCGTCGGCGAGGCGCTGGAAGTCCTCCTCGCCGAGGCCGGGGACGGTCGCCTCGACCAGGAGGTGGCTGCCGGTGATGCCCTGCGCGGGGTCGAAGGTCACCGCGGCGGTGGTGCGGATGCTCTCCGGCGGCGTGCCGAAGGTCGCGAGCACGTTCGAGAACGCCATCGAGAAGCAGGCCGAGTGCGCCGCGCCCAGCAGCTCCTCCGGCGTGGAGGTCTCCGCACCGCCCTCGGAGCGGGCCTTCCAGTTCACGGAGAGCGTCGCCGCTCCCGACGAGTCCAGGGAGACGGTCCCCGAGCCGGACTTCAGATCGCCGGTCCAGACCGTGGTGGATTCGCTGGTGACTGCCATGAGACCTCCTGTTGTGCGCCGCGGAGTGCCCGCGGGTCCGACCAGACTACTGGCGGCCCCCGACGCGTCGACCCCCGCACGGGGGATTCCCGGTTTGGTCCTCAGGCCGTGCTGGCACGCTTCCGGATGACGCCGGCCCGCACGAGCAGCAGGTAGATCTGGCAGCCCAGGCAGTACCCGAACGCGGCGTTCAGGAAGGCCGCGACGAACGCGAGCGCGGCGGCGATCGGCAGCGCGACGGGCACGCCCAGCGCGAACAGCAGGAGGCCGAGACCGGTGACGACCAGGCCGACGAGCTGCGCGAATGTCGGCGGGGCCGGGTCCTCCAGCTCGGTCGGCGGTGCGAGGTGCGGACGGATCGCGACGCGGTAGAGGAGGCCGTAGGGATGCCGGCGTACGCCCGCGAAAGCGCCCCAGGCGAACAGCGCCGCGATCACGAGCAGCAGCACCGCGGCGGCCGCGGTCGCGCCGGTGAGGGCGAGAAAGAGGTCGACCAGCAGCAGGACTGCGGTGATCGCGGCGCCGAACCGCGGAGAGCGGGGGTCGATGCCGGTGGTGGTGGGCCGGGCGGCGCTCGGGTTCTCGGTGCTTGGTTTCTCGGTCATGGTCACTCCGTCAGGATGCGGTCGAGGGCGGTGCGGACATCGCCCGGGCGCGCCGCGCCGGCGATGCGGCCGCGGACGGTGCCGCGGGCGTCGAGCAGCAGTGTGGTCGGGGTCTGCAGCACGCCGAACCGGCGGGCGAGCTCCGGGCGCTCGGTCAGGTCGACGTCCAGGTGCTCGACGCCGTCGTGCTCGCCCGCGACGCCGTGCAGGACGCGAGCGGTCGAGGGGCACTGGGCGCAGAACGCGGTGGAGAACTGGACCAGCGTGGCTCGTGCGCCGAGTACGGCCGCGCCCACCTCGTGCGCGGTCACGCGGTCGGCTCGCGCGTGGCGCACCCGTCCCGCGCGGGCGCGCCACACGACGCCGGCCGCTGTCGCGACGGCGACCAGGGCGAGCAGGACGAGGAGCGCGGCGGGTACGGACATGGTGAGCGCGACGATACGCGGGCTCCACTCGATGCTGAAGGCAGTGTGAACGAACATGACGCGCCGTCGTCCTCCACGGGTCCGCGCCGTCACGGGCTCTCCACAGATCGGCCGGCGGGGGAGGCGGTCGCCCGGCCCGACCCGATAGCCTTGACACCATGGCTGCTCCCGCGAACCCGTTCGGCCAGGTGCTCGTCGCCCTGGTCACGCCCTTCACCGCCGATGGCGAGGTCGACTGGGCCGGCGTGGAGAAGCACATGGACGACGTGATCGTCGCGGGCGCGGACGGCATCGTCGTCACCGGCACCACAGGCGAGACCTCCACCCTCACCGACGCCGAGAAGCTGCGCCTGGTCGAGGTCGGCAAAGACGTCGCGGGCGGCCGGGCCAAGATCATCACCGGCGGCGGCTCGAACGAGACGGCGCACGCCATCCAGCTCTACAAGCAGAGCGAGAAGGCCGGCGCCGACGGCGTCATGATCGTCACGCCGTACTACAACAAGCCGACCCAGGCCGGCGTCCTCACGCACTTCCGGATGATCGCCGACTCCACCGATCTGCCCGTCATCCTCTACGACATCCCCGGCCGCACCGGCATCCCGATCAAGTACGAGACCATCCTGCGCATCGCCAAGCACCCCAACGTCCTCGCCATCAAGGACGCCAAGGGCGACTTCAGCGAGGTCAGCCGGGTGCTGAACCAGACCGACCTGATGTACTTCTCGGGCGACGACGCCAACGTCCTCCCGCACCTGGCGATCGGCGCCACCGGCCTCATCGGGGTCACGGCCAACATCACCGCCACGCCGTACCGGCAGATCGTGGACGCGGTCAACGCCGGCGACCTGGCCACCGCGACCGCCGCGCACCAGAAGCTGGAGCCGCTGGTCCGCGCCGTCATGACGCACGTTCCCGGCACCGTCGCGGCCAAGTACATCCTGCACGGCCTGGGTCGCATCTCCAGCCCGCGGGTCCGTCTCCCGCTCGTCGGCCCGGAAGAGTGGGAGGCCGCCCAGATCGAGGACGAGCTCGACCTCGTCCGCGACATCCCCGGCGCCGACTTCCGCAACTTCCGCCCCGATCGCAACGCCGCCGCAGGCGGCGCGCTGCCCAAGATCGCCGGCGCCACACGCTAGGGCCGCTCTGCGGCCGGTTCCACCCCGGGCCACCGCCCGGACGCACGTACACACCTGAACATTGGAGGGCAGATGCCCAACCTCGTCTCCGAACCCCCTGCGCTCGAACCGGGAACGCTTCGGATTATCCCCACCGGCGGTCTCGGCGAGATCGGCCGCAACATGACCGTCTTCGAATACGAAGGCAAGCTGCTGATCGTCGACTGCGGCGTCCTGTTCCCCGAGCAGGACCAGCCGGGCGTCGACCTGATCCTTCCCGACTTCGGCCCGGTCCGCGACCGGCTGGACGACGTGCTCGGCGTGGTGCTGACGCACGGTCACGAGGACCACATCGGCGCCGTGCCGTACCTCCTCAAGCTGCGCGCGGATATCCCGCTGATCGGCTCCGGCCTCACCCTCGCCCTGGTGGAGGCGAAGCTCAAGGAGCACCGCATCCAGCCGTACACGCTCACCGTCAAGGAGGGCCGCACCGAGCAGCTCGGCCCGTTCGACCTGGAGTTCGTCGCGGTCAACCACTCCATCCCCGACGCGCTCGCCGTCGCCATCACCACGCCGGCCGGCACGGTGCTGCACACCGGCGACTTCAAGATGGACCAGCTCCCGCTCGACGACCGGATCACCGACCTGCGCGCCTTCGCCCGCCTGGGCGAGCGCGGCGTCGACCTGTTCATGGCCGACTCCACCAACGCCGACGTCCCCGGCTTCACGCCGCTGGAGCGTTCCATCGGCCCGGTGCTCGACACCGTGATCGCCCGCGCCCCGCGCCGGGTGATCGTCGCGAGCTTCTCCAGCCACGTGCACCGCGTCCAGCAGGTGCTCGACGCCGCCGCCGCCAACGGCCGCCGCGTCGCGCTGCTCGGCCGCTCGATGGTGCGCAACATGACCATCGCCGCCGAGCTCGGCTACCTCAAGGTGCCCGAAGGCGTGCTCATCGACTACAAGAAGGCCGCCGACCTCCCGGACGACGAGATCGTCTACATGTCGACCGGCTCCCAGGGCGAGCCGATGGCGGTGCTCGCGCGCATGGCGAACCTCGACCACCAGATCGAGGTCGGCCACGGCGACACGGTCATCCTGGCCTCCAGCCTCATCCCGGGCAACGAGAACGCGGTCTACCGCGTCATCGACGGCCTGACCAAGCTCGGCGCCAACGTCGTCCACAAGGGCAACGCCAAGGTGCACGTCTCCGGCCACGCCGCCGCGGGCGAGCTGCTCTACTGCTACAACATCCTCAAGCCCCGCAACGTGATGCCCGTGCACGGCGAGTACCGCCACCTGGTGGCCAACGCGCGCCTCGCGATGGACACCGGTGTGCCGGAGGAGAACACGATCCTCGCGGAGGACGGCACGGTCATCGACCTGCGCGACGGCGTCGCCCGCGTCGTCGGCCAGCTCGACCTCGGCTTCGTCTACGTCGACGGCTCCAGCGTCGGCGAGATCACCGACGCCGACCTCAAGGACCGCCGGATCCTCGGCGAGGAGGGCTTCATCTCGATCATCGTGGTGGTGGAGGCCGCCAGCGGCCGCATCGTCACCGGCCCGGAGATCCACGCCCGCGGCTTCGCGGAGGACGATGCGGTGTTCGACGACGTCAAGCCGAAGATCGCGGCGGCGCTCGCCGATGCGGCCCACAACGGCGTCCGCGACTCGCACGCGCTCTCGCAGGTGGTTCGCCGCACGGTGGGCCGCTGGGTGAACACCAGCTACCGCCGCCGGCCGATGATCGTCCCGCTCGTCATCGAGGCGTAACGGAGTTTCAGCTCCAGGTATGTAAGATGGAATCCACGTGACGCCGGGGGTCGGCGCACGCGAATGAAAGGCTGCATGTGGGGGTCATGCGTCGCTGGGTCTTCCCGGTGCTCCGAATCGTCCTGGTGGCGGCGATCGCCGTCGCGCTGGTCAAGCTGGCGTTCTTCCCGAGCGGGGAGTCCACCGCCGCGGATCCGGCGACACCGACCGGTCAGCTGACCGACCCGGTCACCACCGTCACGACGGGCACGATCGTCAACGACGTGACGGTGACCGGGTCGATCGTCGCCGACGACGCGGTGCCGGCGCGCGCGACGGCTGCGGGCACCGTCAACAAGGTGCAGGCGACCGTCGGCAAGCCCATCGACGTCGGGGCGGTGCTCTTCGACATCAAGGTCGAGACGCCGCGCGACCCGGTCGTCGAGACCGGCCCGGACGGCACGCAGACGATGACGGAGCGCAAGCCCGCCATCAGCTACACGGAGGTCACCGCGCCGATCTCCGGTGTCGTGAGCGAGCTTCCCGTGCTCGCCGGCCAGAGCGTCTCCATCGGCGACGCCGTCGGCTCGGTCGCGCCGCCCACCTTCTCGGTCTCCGCCACGCTGCCGGCCGAGCAGCAGTACCGCCTGATCCACCGGCCGACCGAGGCCACCGTCACAGTCAAGGGCGGCCCGGCGCCGTTCACCTGCACCGGGCTGACCATCACGACGCCCCCGGCGTCCGCCGCGAACACCGCTCCGAACACCGTGCCGGGAACCGGCGGCGGGGGCGGTGGGAGCGGCGGCGGCTCGACCACGACCGTGCGCTGCGCGGTCCCCGCCGAGGTGACCGTGTTCGCGGGGCTGAGCGCGGATGTCACGATCTCCGCCGGGCGCGCGGAGAACGTGCTCACGGTGCCGACCACCGCGGTGAAGGGTTCCGCCGAGAAGGGCGTCGTCTACGTCCCGGACGGGAAGGGCGGCGACCCAGCGCAGGTCGAGGTCGCGCTCGGGCTCACCGACGGCACGTCCGTCGAAGTCACGGGCGGCCTGAAGGAGGGCGACTCCGTCCTGCAGTTCGTCCCGGGCGCCACGACGCCGGAAGGCGGCTGCGTGCCGATGGGCAACGGCGGGATGATGTGCTCAGGCCCCGGCCCGGAAGCCGGGCCGTGACGCGCCTGCTGCGCCTGAGCGATGTCACCAAGACGGTCCAGGTGCCGGACGCCGCTCCGCTCACGATCCTGCACGGCATCGATCTCGTCGTGGAGTCGGGGGAGCGGGTGTCGGTCGTCGGCCGCTCCGGGTCGGGCAAGTCGACGCTGCTCAACATCCTGGGCCTCCTCGACTCCCCGAGCAGCGGCGAGTTCGAGTTCGAGGGCGTGCCCGTCCAGCGGATCGGCGGGCGAGCGCGCGACCTGCGCCGCGGCGCCGACGTCGGCTTCGTGTTCCAGCAGTTCAACCTCCTGTCCGGCCGCACGGCGCTCGAGAACGTCATGACCCCGCTGCTGTACGCGACCGGCCGGAGGTTCTGGAAGCGCCGGCTCCTCGCCACCGAGATGCTCGAACGCGTCGGGCTCGGCCACCGGCTCGGCTCTCTGCCCGAAGTTCTCTCCGGTGGCGAGCAGCAGCGTGTCGCCATCGCCCGGGCGCTGGTGCGCGGGCCGCGGCTGATCCTGGCGGACGAGCCGACCGGCGCGCTCGATGTGGAGACCGGGTCCACCGTCATCGACCTGCTCGAGGAGGTCGCCGCCGAGAACGACGCGGCCCTCGTCGTCATCACGCACGACCCTGCCGTGGCCGCGCGCTCGGCGGTCCGCTACCGGCTCGACGCCGGACGTCTGCACGCCACGACCGCGGAGGCGGCCGCATGAACGCGCTCGCCGCGCTCTGGGGCGCGATCGTCGAGGCCTGGCAGGAGCTGCGCATCCACCGCACGCGGGTGCTGCTGTCGCTGATCGGAGTGGGGGTCGCCGTGTGCGCGCTCAGCTCGGTCGTCGGGGTCGCCAACATCGCCGAGCAGGGGATGCGCGAGGGCAACGAGCGCTCGGGCGGCCGTCCGGCGCTCATCGCGGTCTTCCCGAACGACTCCAGCGCGACCAGCGAGGAGCGGCTCGACGCAGCCTGGGACACCATTCTGAAACGCCACGGCATCCGCTATTCCTCGAAGGTCGGAAATGTGTCGCTGCCGATCCAATTCCGCGACGGAGTGACGGCCGTGATGGCGCAGACCGTCGACCAGCCCTACGCCACGATGCACCGTACCGTCGTGGAGCAGGGGCGCTGGTTCCAGCCCGCGGACGAGCAACTGCTCGCACCTCCGATCATCGTGAACGAGGCGTTCTGGCGCAGACTCGGCTCGCCGCCTCTCGCCGAGCACCCCACCGCCACCGTCCTGAACGGCGAGTCGAAGGTCACAGCGGTCGTCGTCGGCGTGATGAAGACGCCGTACTCGCCGGACGACGCGACGGCGATCGTTCTGAACGCCAGCCTCGACAGGCTCGCCTCCAGTCGGGGGCTCGACTTCGGCGCGCCCTCGCTCGAAGCGTGGGTGCCTCCGGAGATCGCGACGCCGATGGTCACGGCGATCACGTCCGAGTTCGACCGAGCGCTCGGCACAGGCGCGATCAGCGTCAACCGGAACGACTATCTCGCCCACCTCGATCAAGACCCGCTGTGGTACTTCAAGCTGATCGTCGGCGGCATCGCCGTCCTCATCCTCCTGCTCGGTGCGCTCGGGCTGGTCAACATCGCCATGGTCACGGTGCGGCACCGCATCCGGGAGATCGGGGTGCGGCGCAGTTTCGGGGCGACGGGCGCGCGGGTGTTCTTCGCGGTGATGATGGAGAGCGTCGTGGCGACGGTGGTCGCGGGAGCTGCGGGCGTCGCGCTGTCGGTGCTGGTCGTGAAGAACCCGTGGGTCGAGGAGCGGCTCGGCGGCGGGATGATCACCGACATGCCGCCGTACCCGGTCGAGGCCGCCGTGCTCGGGCTGGTCGCGGCGACGGCGGTCGGCGCGCTGGCGGGGCTGCTCCCGGCGCTCGTGGCGGTGCGGGTCAAGGTGATCGATGCGATCCGGTACTGAACCCCGGGTCGTCGCCGGCTCTGTAACCCGCGCGAAACATCGCGGCGAGTAGCGTTCAGCCATGACAGGGTTCCGGATCCGCCCGGCGAACGGGGAGGACGCGCGCATCCTCTCCGACATGCTGGTGGAGGCTGCGAACTGGAACGCCTCCCGCGCCCGCGCGCGCGTCGCGGTGCTGGAGGACCCGGCCGTTCTGCGGTACGTCGCGGGCTGGAAACGGCCCGGTGACTTCGGCTGCGTCGCGGAGGACGCCCACGGCGCGGCGGTCGGCGCGTGCTGGGCCCGGCTCTTCCCGGCCGACGCGCCCGGCAGCGGGTTCGTCGCCGTCGGCGTCCCGGAGCTCACCCTCGGCGTCAACACGCAGTGGCGCGCGCAGGGCGTCGGCCGCGCGCTGCTCCAGGAGCTCGGGAGGCAGGCCGCCGTCTCCGGGGCCGCCCGGCTGAGCCTGAGCGTCGAGCGCGCGAACTTCGCCCAGCGCCTCTACGTGAGCGAGGGCTACGTGACAGTGGAGTCGCGGTCGACGGCCGACACGATGGTGCGCGCGGTGCGCTGAGCGCCCCGTCCTACCAGAGCACGTCCTCCCGACCCCCTCCTCCACAGCCCGTGCGCCGCCGCGGATTTTCCCCATTTCAGCGCGGGATCCGTCCCCCTGCCGGGGGTCCGAAGTAGCGTTGAACCTATGGCTACGAGCACCAAGTCGACCTCGTCCGCCCGGGGGTCCGGTCGCGGCGGCTCGACGGCGCGCAAGACGGCCGCCAAAACCCCGGCGAAGACGCAGAACCAGAAGACCGTCGCGTACCCGGCCGCCGACGAGGCGCCGAGTCCGCTCGTGCGCGCCTGGATGGGGCTGGCGCACCTCACCGGAGGGGCGTTCCGCGCCCTCGGCCCCGAGAAGCTGAGCAAGGAGGAGCGGCGCGACGGCTTCCCGTTCTTCCTCGTCCTGCTCGCCATCGCCGGTGTCGTCGTCGAGTGGTTCCTGATCAACGACCAGGTCGCCCGCACACTCGACTCCTGGACGTTCGGCCTCCTGTTCGGCCGGGTCGCCTTCGCACTCCCGGTCGTCATGGTCGTCTTCGCGGCCTGGCTGTTCCGGCATCCCAGCTCCGTCCACGACAACACGCGCATCGGCATCGGCCTCGGCATCCTGCTGCTGATGATCTCCGGGCTCTGCCACCTGTTCAGCCACCACCCGTCGCCCACCGACGGCGTCGCCGCGCTCGCGCAGGCCGGTGGCATGCTGGGCTGGCTGATCGCCGCCCCGCTGTCCTGGCTCATCACGCCCTACGGGGCCGCCGCTGTCATCATCCTGCTGCTGGTCCTGAGCCTCTTCATCATCACCAAGACGCCGCCCAACAAGCTGCCCGCGCGCATCCGCGAGCTGTACGCCTACCTGTTCGGCGCTCAGCTCCCCACGGAGGAGGAGCGCCAGGAAGCCAGGGACGAGCGCAAGAACCAGCGCACCGAGCAGGTCGAGCTCGACGGCCTGGACGAACCGGAGGGCGAGACCGCGTTGCCGTGGTGGCGGCGCAACAAGTCCCAGCGCGAGGAGGACCCGGACTACGAGGCGCCGGCCGACCTCACCGAGGTCTTCGGAGCCCCCACGCGGGGCAAGGGCGAGTTCGCGTCCGCGATCGAGCCGGACCCGGCGCACGACCACTACAACACCGAGGTGCTCGGCGA is a window from the Leifsonia shinshuensis genome containing:
- a CDS encoding ABC transporter ATP-binding protein gives rise to the protein MLRLSDVTKTVQVPDAAPLTILHGIDLVVESGERVSVVGRSGSGKSTLLNILGLLDSPSSGEFEFEGVPVQRIGGRARDLRRGADVGFVFQQFNLLSGRTALENVMTPLLYATGRRFWKRRLLATEMLERVGLGHRLGSLPEVLSGGEQQRVAIARALVRGPRLILADEPTGALDVETGSTVIDLLEEVAAENDAALVVITHDPAVAARSAVRYRLDAGRLHATTAEAAA
- a CDS encoding GNAT family N-acetyltransferase, which gives rise to MTGFRIRPANGEDARILSDMLVEAANWNASRARARVAVLEDPAVLRYVAGWKRPGDFGCVAEDAHGAAVGACWARLFPADAPGSGFVAVGVPELTLGVNTQWRAQGVGRALLQELGRQAAVSGAARLSLSVERANFAQRLYVSEGYVTVESRSTADTMVRAVR
- a CDS encoding efflux RND transporter periplasmic adaptor subunit: MRRWVFPVLRIVLVAAIAVALVKLAFFPSGESTAADPATPTGQLTDPVTTVTTGTIVNDVTVTGSIVADDAVPARATAAGTVNKVQATVGKPIDVGAVLFDIKVETPRDPVVETGPDGTQTMTERKPAISYTEVTAPISGVVSELPVLAGQSVSIGDAVGSVAPPTFSVSATLPAEQQYRLIHRPTEATVTVKGGPAPFTCTGLTITTPPASAANTAPNTVPGTGGGGGGSGGGSTTTVRCAVPAEVTVFAGLSADVTISAGRAENVLTVPTTAVKGSAEKGVVYVPDGKGGDPAQVEVALGLTDGTSVEVTGGLKEGDSVLQFVPGATTPEGGCVPMGNGGMMCSGPGPEAGP
- a CDS encoding ABC transporter permease, with the protein product MNALAALWGAIVEAWQELRIHRTRVLLSLIGVGVAVCALSSVVGVANIAEQGMREGNERSGGRPALIAVFPNDSSATSEERLDAAWDTILKRHGIRYSSKVGNVSLPIQFRDGVTAVMAQTVDQPYATMHRTVVEQGRWFQPADEQLLAPPIIVNEAFWRRLGSPPLAEHPTATVLNGESKVTAVVVGVMKTPYSPDDATAIVLNASLDRLASSRGLDFGAPSLEAWVPPEIATPMVTAITSEFDRALGTGAISVNRNDYLAHLDQDPLWYFKLIVGGIAVLILLLGALGLVNIAMVTVRHRIREIGVRRSFGATGARVFFAVMMESVVATVVAGAAGVALSVLVVKNPWVEERLGGGMITDMPPYPVEAAVLGLVAATAVGALAGLLPALVAVRVKVIDAIRY